The genomic interval CCACCTGTACGGCGTCGAGGCCGTGGTCGTCGACCGCAACGGCAAGGCCCGTAAGGTCGTCGCCACCCGCGAGGAGACCGACCCCAACCGCGATCTGCTGTGGGCGCACACCGGGGCGGGCGGCGGCACCCTCGCGGTCGTCACCAAGTACTTGATGCGCTCGCCGGGCGCCTCCGGCGCGGACCCCGCGAAGCTGCTCCCCCAGCCGCCCTCCGAGCTGCACGTCTCCACCGTCACCTGGCCGTGGGAGCGGATGACCGAGGCGGCCTTCACCACGATCCTGCGCAACTTCGGCCTGTGGTGCGAGCGCAACAGCGCCCCCGGCTCGCCCTACGCGAGCCTCTTCAGCCAGCTCAAGCCCACCCACAGGTCGGCCGGCGCGTTCTCCATGACCACCCAGATCGACGCCGGGGCGCCGAACTCGGCCAAGCTCCTCGACGACTTCCTCGCGGCCGTCAACAAGGGGTCGGGCGTGGACTACCGCGTCGACGACCGGCGGACGATCGCCTGGCTGCACGCCACCACGTACTGGCCGGGCTTCACGGCGCCCGACCCGACCACCCGCTTCAAGGCCAAGTCGGCCTACATGCGCAAGGGCTTCCCCGAGGCGCAGCTCAAGGCCTTCTACAAGCACCTGACCCGCACCGACTTCCAGGGCCCCATGTCCGTCGTGATGATCAGTACGTACGGCGGGAAGGTCAACACCGTGGCGCCCGCCGACACCGTCGTGCCGCAGCGCGACTCCGTGCTGAAGCTGCACTACATCACCTTCTGGCAGAACGCCGCCGACGACGCCCGGCACCTCGCCTGGATCCGGGAGTTCTACCAGGACGTCTACGCGGCGACCGGCGGGGTGCCGACACCGGGGGACGTCACCGACGGCTGCTTCGTCAACTACGCGGACGTCGACCTGAATTCGCCGCAGTGGAACGGCTCCGGAGTGCCCTGGCACGAGCTGTACTTCAAGGGGAACTACCGCAAGCTCCAGACGGTCAAGGCGCAGTGGGACCCGAAGAACGTCTTCCGGCACGCGCAGGCCGTACAACTCCCCGCCTAGGCAAGGGGCGTGGCGCGGCCGTCCAGCCGGCCGCGCCGGCCCTCCCGTACACCTCACCCGTACACCTCACCCGAGCACCGCCACCTGAGACCGGAAAAGAGAGGCCCCCATGTCCTCCGGTACCGCACCGGCCCCGGGCGTCGCACGCGCCGGACGCGGCTTCGCCCTGCTGGGCGCCGTGCAGGTCGTGCTGATCCTGGCCATCACGATGCTGTCGCCGGCGCTGCCGGCCATTCAGCGCGACCTCGGTCTGTCCGGCGCCCAGCTGACGCTCGTCAGCGCCGCGTACGGGCTGTCCTTCAGCGGCCTGCTGATGCTCGGCGGCCGGCTCGCGGACCTGCTGGGCCGCCGCCGGTCGCTGGTCGCCGGCGCCGCCGTCTTCGGGCTCGCCTCGGCGGCCGCCGGGCTCGCGCCGGGCTTCGCCGCGCTGCTCGGCGGCCGCTTCCTCCAGGGCGTCGGCGCGGCGCTCGCCGCCCCGGCGGCCATGTCCCTGGTCCGCTCGCTCTACCCGGAGGAGGGCCGGCACGCGCGGGCGCTCGCCGTGTGGGGCGGGCTGGCCGGCTTCGGCGCGACCTCGGGCATGCTGCTGTCCGGGACGGTCTCGACGTGGGTGTCGTGGCGCTGGTCCTTCGTGGTGCCGGTCGCCGTCTCGCTCGTCGCCGTGCTCGCCGCCCGCCGGCTGCTGCCCACCGGGCCCGCCCCGGTGCGGGTGCGGCTCGACGTGCCCGGAGCCGTCCTGGTGACGGCGGGCCTGACGGTCATGAGCTACGGACTGGTCGAGGCGGGCGAGCGGTCCTGGGGCGCCACGGTGGTGTGGCTGCCGGTGCTCGCCGGGCTCGTGCTGCTCGCGGCGTTCGTCGCCGTCGAGCTGCGGGTGTCCGACCCGCTGGTGCCGATGGGCTTCCTGCTGCGGCGGCGCCGGGCCACGGCCCTGTGGGCGACGTTCATCGGCGCGGCGGGCATGTCCACGATCTTCTTCCTGCTGTCGCTCTATTTCCAGGAGGTGCGGGACGTCTCGCCCCTGCTGACCTCGGCGGCGTTCCTGCCCTTCAGCGCCGCGCAACTGGCGACCGGGCTGTTCGCCGGGCGGCTCATCGCCCGCTTCGGCGGCCGGGCCGTCACCTCGGGCGGGCTGCTGCTCGCCGCGGCCGGCCTGCTGCTGATCGGCATGCTCGACGCCGGCAGCGCCTACCTCGGCACGCTGCTGATCGGCCTGATCCTCTTCCCCGTCGGCATCGCCTGCGTCTTCTCCGGCTCGACCGTCGTCGCCCTGGACGGCGTCGAGGACCACCGGGCCGGGCTGGCGGGCGGCGTCGTGAACACCGCCATGGAGATCGGCCCGACGGTCGGCCTGGCCGTCCTCGTCTCCCTGGCCACCAACCGCACGACGGCCCTGCGGGACGGCGGCACGGGCCTGGCCGAGGCCACGAGCGGCGGGTACGCGTTCGCGCTGACGGTCGCGGCGGCGGCGTTCGCGGTGAGCGCGGTCGTGGCGGCGCTGGTGCTGCGGCGGCGGCCTTCGGAGCGTACGGGCTCCGCCGGCGCTACGGGCGGATCAGCCGGTGCGGACCGGCCGGAGCCGACGCCGGGCGCGGAACCGCCCGCGACGGCGCCCGCGGCCCCGCTCACCTCGGCGGGTGCCTAGCCGCCCGCCCCTACCCGACCTGTTCCTTCACGCACGCGTTCACTCGCTCACTCGCTCTAAGGAGAAACCCGACATGACTGCTCGCTTCACCGGGAAGGTCGCCCTGGTCACGGGCGGCGGATCCAACATCGGCCGGCAGACCGCGCTGACCTTCGCCCGGGGCGGGGCCACGGTCGTCGTCGCCGGCCCCGTCCTGGAGGACCTCGACGGGACCGTCAAGCTCATCGAGGAGGAGGGCGGCACCGCCTCCGCCGTCGTCACCGACGTCACCCGCTCCGCCGACGTGGCGCGGATGGTGGAGACGACCGTGGAGCGCCACGGCGGCCTGCACATCGCCTTCAACAACGCCGGCATCGTCGGCCGCCCCGGCCCCAGCTCCGAGCTGGACGACGATGTCTGGGCCGCCGTCTTCGCCGTCAACACCACCGGTGTGTGGCTGTCGATGAAGCACGAGATCGAGCACATGCGCGCGCACGGCGGCGGCGTCATCGTGAACTCCGCCTCCAACATCGGCTTCCACGGCCGCAAGCCGGGCATGGGCGCCTACGCGGCGTCCAAGGGCGCGGTCTCCATCCTCACGCGCACGGCCGCCCGCGAGTACATCGCGGAGGGCGTCCGCATCAACGCCGTGAGCCCCGGCGGCACCAACACGCCCATGTCCTTCCGGCCCGGCGAGACGGTCGAGGACCGCGACGCGCGGGTGCGGGCGGCGGTGCCGATCGGGCGGGTGGGGGAGACGCGGGAGATCGCGGACGCGGTGTGCTGGCTGGCTTCGCCGGAAGCGAGCTTCGTGGTGGGGCATGACCTGGTGGTGGACGGGGGTGCGACGGCCTGACGGTGGGGGTTCGGGGTGCGGGTGGGGGTGCCGCTGCGCGGGGCCTGTTCCCCACCCCGCCCCTTCCCGAATGTCCTCAAACTCCCCCAGCTACCGCTGGGAGGTGCCCCCAGACGGGCTGAAATCAGCCCGTCCGGCGTTTGAGGACACCGCGCGGAGCGCGGAAAAGGGGGCCCGGGGGCCTCCCCGGTTTCGGGAAGGGGCGGGTAGGGGACAAGGCCCGCCGCAGGCCCACCCACCCGCACCCCGCCGTCCGCGTGCGGCCAACGCCCCGGTCGCCGGGTGGGACGCTCCCACCCGGCGACCGGGGCGCTCACCACCCCCTCAAACCCCCAGCGCAGCCCCCCCGTCCACCGTCAGGTCATGCATCGTGATGTGCGACGCGTGGTCGGACAGCAGGAAGACCACGGCCTGTGCGACGTTCTCCGGCCGGGCCAGCTTCCGCAGGGGTATCCCCACGCGGTACGAGCTCGCGACGCCCTCGATCGACGCCTTGCGGGCGCTCTCCCCGTCCTGCCACATGTTGCTGAGCATCGGCGTCTCCGTGGAGCCGGGCGCCACCAGGTTGCAGCGGATCCCGTGCTTGGCGACCTCCAGGCCCATGCACTTGGTGAACATCGTCGCCGCCGCCTTCGAGGCCGCGTACGCGGCCATCTCCACGCGGGCGGTGCCGGCGGCGTTCGAGGCGACGGTGACGACCGCGCCCCGGCCGCGCGGGACCATGCGGTTGACGACGGCGCGGGAGACGAAGAAGACGCCGCTGGTGTTCACCGCGAAGGTGAACGACCAGTCGGCGTCCGTCAGCCGCCGGGCCTCGGAAAGGCGGAGCACGCCGGCCGCGTTGACCAGGTAGTCCACCGGTCCGAGCCGCCGTTCGACCGCGTCGACGAACGCCTCCACGTCGGGGCTGGACGTGACATCCCCGGGGAACGCCTCCACCTGGAAGCCGTCCGCCGTGAGTTTCGCGACCGTGGCCCGCAGCCGGGCCTCGTCCTTGTCGACCGCCGCGACGGTGACGCCCCGCTCGCCCAGGGTCCGGACGACCGCTTCTCCTATTCCACCCGCCGCCCCGGTGACGAGAGCGACTTTTCCTTCCATCTCACAAACCTCCATACCCGGCGTGCACGGCCGAATAGCAACGGGACTTCATACACGTCCACAAATCAGTCTCGGGAAAACCGGATGGCGTGTGAAGCGAGGAATTCTCACTCCGTCAGGTGGCGGGTGCCCGAACGGCGGGGAGGCAGGCGCCCGCGGCAGGCCGCCGTCGGCACATGACCGCCGCAGCCTGCCTTTTTACCCCGGTCTGCCCCTGTTCAGGACCCCTGCGCATAGATGAAACGCCCTATCGTGCAGCGAAAAAGAGCCAGCTCCGGCTGAAATTCCGGGCCGCGACCGGACACGATGTGAGGGCGCCGCGCAATTCAATTGTCCCGACCCTTGTCAGGAGAGCAGGCCGTGTCCAACGGTTCCCCAGGACGTTCCTCTTCCGCGTCGCGCGGCGAAGCGCGGAAGATTCTCGTCGTCGTCGCGCTCGTGCAGTTCGTGATCGGCGGCTGGTTCTCGTGGTCGGCCTCCCGGGCCGCGCCGCGCGAGCTGCCGGTGGTCGTCGCTGCGGGCGTCCCCGACGTCGCCGAGGCGCTGCGGGCCGCGGCCCCCGGCGCGTACCGCGTCGAGGAGGTGCCCGACGCCGCGGCGGCCGAAGCGGCGCTGCGGGACCGTAAGGCGTACGGCGCCTTCGTGCCCGGAGCGCGGGAAGGCGGACCGGAGCTGCGCCTCGCGTCCGCCGCCTCGCCCGCCGCGGCCGACGCGCTGGCCCGGCAGGCCCGGGAACTGCCCGGCGTACGGGTGTCACGCGTCGTGGACGCCGTCCCCGCGGACCCGGACGACCCGCACGGCGCCGGTGCCGCGATGGGCTTCCTGCCGCTGCTGATCACCGCGGTGATCGCGGGACTGCTGCTGGTCCTCAAGGTTCGTGACACGGGCGCGCGGCTGCTCGGTGTGCTGGGCTTCGCGGTGCTCTCGGGCCTGCTGAGTTCTCTGATGCTCACTCAGGTGAGTGGGGTGCTGCCTGGTGGCTGGATGGTCACGGCGGGGGCCGTGGCGCTGCTGGAGCTGGCGATGGTGGCCGTCATCACGGGACTCGGGTCGCTCGTGGGGCCGCCCGGGGTGGCCGTGGGCGCGGTGCTGATGTTCGTGGTGGGCAATCCGCTGTCGGGGATGGGGTCGGCGCCGGAGATGCTGCCGGGTGTTCTGGGGACGGTGGGGCAGTACTTGCCGCCGGGGGCGGGGGCGACGTTGCTGCGGTCTGTGGGGGCGTTCGGTGGGGCGGGGGCTCTTGGGCCTGTCGTGGTGCTGGTGGGATGGGCGGTGGTGGGGCGC from Streptomyces albireticuli carries:
- a CDS encoding SDR family NAD(P)-dependent oxidoreductase, with the protein product MTARFTGKVALVTGGGSNIGRQTALTFARGGATVVVAGPVLEDLDGTVKLIEEEGGTASAVVTDVTRSADVARMVETTVERHGGLHIAFNNAGIVGRPGPSSELDDDVWAAVFAVNTTGVWLSMKHEIEHMRAHGGGVIVNSASNIGFHGRKPGMGAYAASKGAVSILTRTAAREYIAEGVRINAVSPGGTNTPMSFRPGETVEDRDARVRAAVPIGRVGETREIADAVCWLASPEASFVVGHDLVVDGGATA
- a CDS encoding FAD-binding oxidoreductase, giving the protein MRDNSRDAGYPRRRFLAGTAAAGATAAVLGTVGTLPGAPPATATGAAEGAGEAVVPAFGPVTVKPSDRRYPDLVWGTNRRWVGTPDSVRLVGTADHVVAAVQEAVDGGRQLAVRSGGHCYEDFVTGDGVRLVIDMSCMDEVGYDPGRRAFFIEPGARLGDAYRALYKGWGVTIPGGTCPTVGAGGHIVGGGYGALARLHGLVVDHLYGVEAVVVDRNGKARKVVATREETDPNRDLLWAHTGAGGGTLAVVTKYLMRSPGASGADPAKLLPQPPSELHVSTVTWPWERMTEAAFTTILRNFGLWCERNSAPGSPYASLFSQLKPTHRSAGAFSMTTQIDAGAPNSAKLLDDFLAAVNKGSGVDYRVDDRRTIAWLHATTYWPGFTAPDPTTRFKAKSAYMRKGFPEAQLKAFYKHLTRTDFQGPMSVVMISTYGGKVNTVAPADTVVPQRDSVLKLHYITFWQNAADDARHLAWIREFYQDVYAATGGVPTPGDVTDGCFVNYADVDLNSPQWNGSGVPWHELYFKGNYRKLQTVKAQWDPKNVFRHAQAVQLPA
- a CDS encoding 2,3-dihydro-2,3-dihydroxybenzoate dehydrogenase gives rise to the protein MEGKVALVTGAAGGIGEAVVRTLGERGVTVAAVDKDEARLRATVAKLTADGFQVEAFPGDVTSSPDVEAFVDAVERRLGPVDYLVNAAGVLRLSEARRLTDADWSFTFAVNTSGVFFVSRAVVNRMVPRGRGAVVTVASNAAGTARVEMAAYAASKAAATMFTKCMGLEVAKHGIRCNLVAPGSTETPMLSNMWQDGESARKASIEGVASSYRVGIPLRKLARPENVAQAVVFLLSDHASHITMHDLTVDGGAALGV
- a CDS encoding MFS transporter translates to MSSGTAPAPGVARAGRGFALLGAVQVVLILAITMLSPALPAIQRDLGLSGAQLTLVSAAYGLSFSGLLMLGGRLADLLGRRRSLVAGAAVFGLASAAAGLAPGFAALLGGRFLQGVGAALAAPAAMSLVRSLYPEEGRHARALAVWGGLAGFGATSGMLLSGTVSTWVSWRWSFVVPVAVSLVAVLAARRLLPTGPAPVRVRLDVPGAVLVTAGLTVMSYGLVEAGERSWGATVVWLPVLAGLVLLAAFVAVELRVSDPLVPMGFLLRRRRATALWATFIGAAGMSTIFFLLSLYFQEVRDVSPLLTSAAFLPFSAAQLATGLFAGRLIARFGGRAVTSGGLLLAAAGLLLIGMLDAGSAYLGTLLIGLILFPVGIACVFSGSTVVALDGVEDHRAGLAGGVVNTAMEIGPTVGLAVLVSLATNRTTALRDGGTGLAEATSGGYAFALTVAAAAFAVSAVVAALVLRRRPSERTGSAGATGGSAGADRPEPTPGAEPPATAPAAPLTSAGA